From one Triticum urartu cultivar G1812 chromosome 3, Tu2.1, whole genome shotgun sequence genomic stretch:
- the LOC125542599 gene encoding uncharacterized protein LOC125542599, whose amino-acid sequence MAMKKTSTLCCSFVAALVVVMAATLLLSSCDAHKEMDDLAASFVPASCYSNYFPHCTDHRCKKFCGGVRAPPVPGAFCNDRSNCCCPVS is encoded by the exons ATGGCGATGAAGAAGACGAGCACCCTGTGCTGCAGCTTCGTGGCCGCCCTCGTGGTGGTCATGGCTGCCACCCTCCTCCTCTCCTCATGCGATGCCCACAAAGAG ATGGATGATCTTGCTGCTTCTTTTGTGCCGGCGTCGTGCTACTCCAACTACTTCCCGCACTGCACCGATCACCGGTGCAAGAAGTTCTGCGGCGGCGTGCGGGCGCCGCCGGTGCCCGGAGCCTTCTGTAACGACAGAAGCAACTGCTGCTGCCCCGTTAGTTGA